The genomic region CGGCGCGCTGGTTCATCACTTCCGGCTTATCCTGATCGACGAATTCATCCGGCATCACTTTCGATCGGACTTTGAGACCGCGATCGAGCAGACCGTTTTCAGCCAGATAATGGAGCACGTGGCTGCCGAAGCCGCCAATCGAGCCTTCTTCGACGGTGATCAGCACGTCATGGTTTTCGGCGAGGCGGCGGATCAGATCGGTGTCGAGAGGCTTCATGAAACGCGCGTCAGCGACCGTGGCTGACAGACCCAGCGCAGCCAATTGATCGGCGGCCTTCAGTGTTTCTTGAAGGCGCGTCCCGAGCGAGAGAAGCGCAATCGTCGAGCCTTCGCGCAAAATGCGACCCTTGCCGATTTCGAGGGGAATGCCCGTCTCGGGAAGCGCCACTCCTGTACCTTCGCCGCGCGGATAACGGAACGCGCTTGGACGGTCGTCGATCGCCGCGGCAGTGGCGACCATGTGCTTGAGTTCGCATTCATCGGCCGGAGCCATGATGACCATGTTGGGCAGACAGCCGAGATACGCGAGGTCGAACGATCCGGCATGCGTCGCGCCGTCAGCGCCGACAAAACCAGCGCGGTCGATGGCGAAGCGCACCGGCAGGCTTTGCAGCGCGACGTCATGCACGACTTGATCGTAGCCGCGCTGCAGGAACGTGGAATAGAGCGCGCAGAATGGCTTCATACCTTCAGTTGCGAGACCGGCTGCGAACGTCACGGCGTGCTGCTCGGCGATGCCGACATCGAACGTGCGATCCGGGAATGCGCGGCCGAAAACATCGAGACCCGTGCCGTCCGGCATGGCCGCGGTGATGGCGACGATCTTGTCGTCCTTCTTAGCTTCGTCGATGAGGCTATCGGCGAACACGCGCGTGTATGACGGCGCCGAGGCCGGAGCTTTCGTCTGCACGCCGGTGACGACATTGAACTTCGTGACGCCGTGATACTTGTCGGCGGAAGCTTCGGCCGGAGCGTAGCCCTTACCCTTTTTCGTCACGACGTGTACGAGGATCGGCCCCTGCTCGGCATCGCGGACGTTGCGCAAGATCGGCACGAGCTGGCTGAGATCATGACCGTCGATCGGACCGATGTAGTAGAAACCCAGTTCTTCGAACCAAGCGCCGCCATGCCAGAGGCTGCGGGTATATTCTTCGACGCGCGCGGCGCGCTCTCCCCAACTTTTCGGAAGGCGCTTGGCAAGCTGCTTCGCGAGATCGCGAACATAAAGATAGGAATCGCTCGATGTCGTGCGGGCGAGATAGGACGACAACGCACCTGTCGGCGGCGCAATCGACATCTCGTTGTCATTCAGGATGACGATCAGCCGTTCGCTGCGCGCGCCGGCATTGTTCATCGCCTCGTAGGCCATGCCCGCGCTCATTGCACCGTCGCCGATGACGCAAACGACGTTGTTCGTGCCGCCCGACATCTCGCGGGCAACGGCCATGCCGAGGCCAGCCGAAATGGACGTCGAGGAATGCGCGGCGCCGAACGGATCGTATTCGCTCTCGGTGCGCTTCGTGAAACCGGAAAGACCTCCGGGCTGGCGAAGCGTGCGAATGCGATCGCGGCGACCGGTCAGAATTTTGTGCGGGTAAGATTGGTGGCTGACGTCCCAGATCAGACGGTCGCGCGGCGTATCGAAGAGGTAATGCAGAGCAACCGTCAACTCGACGACGCCAAGACCAGCGCCCAAGTGGCCGCCCGTCTGCGAAACGGCTTCGATCAATTCCGTGCGAAGCTCGTCCGCGAGCTGCGGTAATTCGCTTTCGGACAATTGCTTGAGATCGTCCGGAGTATCGACTTGATCCAAAAGCGGTGTTTTGGATGGCCGAGTGACCCTTGCATCCATGACCGAACTCCCCCAACTGCCGCTCGAGTCCCGAGCTCGATGGCAAATTATGAACCTATGACACGTCGCAAAAAATGGATCATACAGCGCAGACTGGACTCTGCGGGGATGTGTTGCAGCCAAGCCTCACAAATTAGAAGGATGGCCGACTAAATACCGCCATTGTAACTGCCTAGGTCCTTATAGCCGAAACGCTGATAATGGCGGGGCTAAGGCATTCATTGAAGATATCGAGGGAGGGGCAATGCTCCTGATCAGGAAATTGCAGGCGTTTGGGTTATCGTTGGCAGCATTCGTGATGGTATCCGTCGCGGCCGCGTCATTTACGACGGCGCAGGCGGCCGATTCTCCGGAAGCGACGATTGACGGCCTCAACACGGCACTTCTGGACACCATGAAGCAGGCTCAGTCCCTGGGCGTGCAGGGGCGCTATCAAGCGCTCGCACCGGTACTGTCGAAGATTTACGATACACCGCTGATGACGCGCTTGGCCGTGGGCCAAACGTGGGGATCTCTGTCGCCTGCACAGCAGGCGTCCATCATCGATTTGTTCCGGCGCATGATGATCGCGACCTACGCGAAGCGCTTCGATGGATTCTCGGGGGAAAGCTTCCGGATCGTCGAGATTTCCAACCGAGGCGCGGCTGACAAGATGGTCAAGACGCAGATCATCCAGAGCAACGGCAAGCCTGTCGCGATCAACTATCTCATGCGGAAATCGGGACCGGACTGGAAGATCGTCGACATCTATCTCGACGGCACCATCAGCGAACTGGCGAGCCGGCGCTCTGAGTTTTCATCCATCCTGAAGGCCGGCGGACCGGATGCGCTCATTGCGTCCCTGAAGAAGCAGGGCGACAAACTGCTCTCGGGCAGCTGAGGGAGAGATCACCCGTCTCGATAGCTCGGATATTTTGAGGGCGCCGTATCAATCGGCGCCCTTAATTTTTTGACCGGGTGAAAGCCGTTATAGGAGCCGACGTCGGCGGATCATGGCCATAGCTTCACGGCTCTCGTGGCTCGTGAACAGGGCGCTTATTCGCGGCTATCGGGCCAAGCCCGAATCATTCGTGCGGTGGCAAAACGTCTGACTGTACGGATTTCGAGATCGCGACGCGCGGCATCATGATCAACTGCGGATTATTCTTCGGCAGGCGATTTTTGCTCTTCGGCCGGAGACGGCTGTTCTTGCGCCGGAGACATTTCTTCGGCGGGAGACGCCTGCTCCTCGGCTGGCGACGCCTGAACGGCGGTCGGCGGTCCGACAACGACGAACGGCCTGCGGTCGGCGGTACGCGTCATCTTTGGAACGTCGGTGACCCGGCGATCTTCGAGCATCATCGGCGATGAGACGAGTTCCGTCACCGGTTCGATCGCATTGGGATCGCGGACCGGCGGGTTGGTGCTCGTCAGGACACTCGTGTTTATGGCTTCATCTAGTTCGGCCTGCCGCTTCTGCTGACTGACACTGCGAAGCATCGAATAGAAGTCGATCGAGCTGTCTTCCAGCGTCTTCATGTCCTCAGCCTTGCTGAGGTTCGAGAGCGGGCTGGTCACGGTTCCGGCGAGATCGACCCGGCTTGCGAGCGTCGCGAATTTCGTCGGGATCAAAGCCGCAGCAGGTAAGGACGCACCGAATTCAACCCCACTGCCGACCGCATCTCGCACCGTCGTCGGACCCAAAACGGGGAGATAGACATAGGCGCTGTCGCGATACCCCCAGACGTACATCGTCTGGCCGAAGTCACCCGATTGATGCGTCATGCCCTGTTCAGCCGCGACATCGAACAGGCCACCCAGGCCCAATGTCGAGTTCAGCGCGAAACGCCCAAGCGTCGTCACCGCGGCCCCAGGGCGAAGCTGCAGCACGTTGTTGGCGAACGTCATCGGCTCGGAAAGGTTCGTCGTGAACGCATCAATGCGATCACGGACGCTTTCCGGTACGTTGTTATTATAAGCTTCCGCCGCCGGATAAAGAACGTTGTGGTTGAAGTCCTGGCTGTTGTCGAACATCTGGCGGTTGAACGCCTCGTTCGGATCAGACACCGGCTTCGGTGTGGTGTCGTCGCCGGTGGCTGCAAGATGCTGGGGCTCCAGCGCAGGCGGTGACGTGCTGGCGCAAGCCGAAAGGCCCACACCAACGAAAACGCAGCCGACCCAATTTAGGATGGCGCTGACTTTCACGTCCCGATATTCCCCCTGCTTGGCCCCACCAGCCGAGCAATTCCAGATCTACCGTAATCGCGCACGAGGCGCTAGCCTTCCTGCCACTGCCGACAGGCTTGCTCCCAACTCAAACCAGAAAGTAACGTCCGAATGACGTCCTGTCTGTGGCTTGTATGCACCCTCATTGCCTTAATCGGCTGCATCTACGCTCTGTTTGCGACTTTTTTGGTGGCACGATTTGCCCGTGAACCCAAGCCTAAACTGGAACGCTTCGAAAATGTCACGCTGATAAAGCCGCTCTACGGTGCAGAAACCGGCCTTGACGTGAGTCTCGCCTCTTTTTGCGCGCAAAATTACCCGCGCGATCTGCAGATGCTGTGCGGGGTCCAGGACCCGGCGGACCCGGCCATCGCAGTTGTCCACAGTTTGCAACGGCAGTTCCCTTCGCGCGACCTCGAACTGGTCGTCGGCAAGCGACGCGGCGGGGGAAATCCGAAAGTCGAAAACATTGCCAACATGTTTCCGGCTGCGAAGCATGATTTTCTTATTCTCAGCGACAGTGACATGCGCGTTGCTCCCGACTATGCGCAGCACGTTTCAGCGATCTTGCAGCAACCCGGAGTTGGGCTCGTCACGTGTCTCTACCGCGGCACGGCGCTCACAGGCTTTTGGTCGCGGATGGCAGCCTCGGCCGTCGATCAGCACTTTCTTCCGAGCGTGCTTGTCGGCCTTGCCGTTGGACTGGCAAAGCCCTGTTTCGGTTCAACGATCGCGCTGAGGCGAAGCACGCTTGAACGAATCGGCGGCTTCGAGGCCTTCGCTGATACTCTTGCTGATGATTACGCGATGGGGGACGCCGTCCGCCGTCTCAGTCTGAAGGTCGAAATTGCCCCGTTTACGGTCGGGCATACGTTTTCGGAAGCGTCGTTTAAAGAGCTTTGGGCGCATGAACTCCGTTGGGCGCGGACGATTCGTCTTGTCGACCCCATGGGGTACGCAGGATCCATCGTGACGCATCCCCTGCCTTTTGCACTGGCAGCGTTGCCGCTCAGTGGCTTCAGCGCCATAGCGTGGATGATCCTCGCAGGGACGCTTGCCTGCCGCCTTTTTGTTCCGATACAAGTTGAGAAGTTGGCGGGTGGGGGCAAGAGCACGTGGTGGCTCAGTCCGCTGAGGGATATGCTGAGCTTCGCAGTGTTCGTGGCGAGCTTCATGCCCGGAGCCGTCAGCTGGAGAGGCCGTCGCTATAGCGTCGGCTCCGATGGAACCGTCACGCCGATATGAAAGGCGCCAAAATGCGCACACTCTTCCTGCAGGCTCCTTCGTTCGACGGCTTCGATGGCGGAGCCGGTTCGCGCTATCAGGCGCGCCGAGAGATCCAATCGTTCTGGTATCCGACCTGGCTGGCGCAGCCCGCCGCGCTCGTCGAGAACTCCAAGCTGATCGACGCGCCGCCTCACCGCACAAGTCTTCAGGACGTGCTCAACCAAGTTCGCGATTACGATCTAGCGGTGCTGCACACCTCGACGCCATCATTCGATTCCGACGTCAAGGTCATCGAGGCAATGAAGGCGACGAACCCGAACCTAAAGGTTGGGTTGATCGGCGCTAAGGTCGCGGTTCAGTCCGATGAGAGCCTGAAGGACGCGCCGATCGTCGACTTCGTGGCGCGTAACGAGTTCGACTTCACCATCAAAGACGTCGCCGACGGCAAGGCCTGGAGCGACATCAAGGGCCTATCTTATCGCAACCCGCAGGGCGTGATCGTGCACAACGAAGACCGCCCCGTGATGCACGACATGGACACGCTTCCCTTCGTTACGCCGGTCTACAAACGCGACCTCGTGATGGAGAATTACTTCATCGGCTATCTCAAGCATCCGTACATCTCGTTCTACACGGGTCGCGGCTGCAAAAGCCGCTGCACGTTCTGCCTGTGGCCGCAGACGGTCGGCGGCCATCGCTACCGGACCCGCTCCGTTGGGCACGTCATCGAGGAAGTGAAATACATCCTCAAGGCGTTCCCGCAGATGAAAGAGCTGATGTTCGACGACGACACCTTCACCGACGACCTGCCGCGCGCGGAAGCGATTGCGAAGGAACTTGGCAAGCTCGGCGTTACGTGGTCGTGCAATGCCAAGGCGAACGTGCCGCGCGAAACGCTGAAAGTGCTGAAAGACAACGGCCTGCGCCTGCTTCTCGTTGGCTACGAGAGCGGCAATCAGCAGATCCTGCACAACATCAAAAAGGGTATGCGGGTCGAAGTTGCCGAGCGGTTCACCAAAGACTGCCACGAGCTTGGCATCAAGATCCACGGCACCTTCATCCTCGGTCTTCCGGGCGAGTCGAAGGAGACGATCCAGGAGACCATCAAGTTCGCGACGCGGATCAATCCGCATACGATCCAGGTCTCGTTGGCAGCGCCCTATCCGGGGACGTTCCTTTACAAGCAGGCGTCCGAGAACGGCTGGCTCGATGTCGACAACGCCGAACTCATTAACGACAACGGCATCCAGATCGCGCCGCTGCACTATCCCGGCCTGTCGCACACCGAAATCTTCAACTCGGTCGAGGACTTCTATCGCAAGTTCTACTTCCGGGTGCCGAAGATCGCCGCGATCGTCGGCGAGATGGTTACACAGCCCGACATGATGAAGCGCCGCCTTCGCGAGGGCGTGGAATTCTTCCAGTTCCTGCGTGAGCGCCGCAGCGCCGCCGCTTAGAGCTCACTTAAGGCTCAACGGCCTCTGGAATTTTGTTGTCCTGAGGGCTCGCTACCGTACGTGGCGGGCCCATTAATATGGGCTGGAATAGAACGGCAGCCGCGAGCGTCGTCACCAGCGAAAGGGCGAGCAATTCGCCCATGCTTGACGTGCCGGGATGGCTTGAAAAGAACAGACTTCCGAAGGCCACCGCCGTCGTCATCGCGCTGAACATGACAGCGCGCGTCAACGGCGATGCAAGCAGGCTCGTTTCACCCGCGCGCCATGCCAGCACATAATAAATCTTGAACGCCACTCCGACGCCGAGCAGCACCGGCAGCGCGATGATATTTGCGAAATTGAGCGGCAGTTTCAGCAGCACGCAAAGCTCCAGCGTCACGACACCTGCGAGCAGCAGCGGCACGAGCGTCAACAGCACGTCCGTCACTCGGCGCAGCGCGACGAACAGAATGATCGTGATCGAAACGAACGCCAGCAGCCCCGCCTGAATGAAGGCACGAACGACCGTCTTTGCCGATTCCTGGATCAGGATCGGGACGCCGGTTGCGTTCGGATCGACGGCGAGAACAGCAGATGCGAACCGGCGCAAATTGGCGTTGTCGTTGCCGTCACCCTTCGGGCCGACTTCGACGCGGGCATGGCCGTCGGCTGTCACCCAGTCGGCGACGATTTCGGGCGGCAGGTTTTTCAACGTGATCGGTTCCGCTTTAAGAGCGGCGCGGATCTGTGTCAGTCGCAGTTTCATGCCGTCGAGCAATGCGGCGCCGATTTTGGCGCGGACATCAGGGGTTGCATCGGCGAGCTTGCGCAGCGTGCTCGCCATGTGCGCGGCGAGCGGCGAAGCGCCAGGCAATTTGCTGACGTCCTCGAAATCCTTGGCGGTATCGAGAAGCGTCTGCCTCGTGTCGGCGTCTGTCGGGGCGTCCGCGACCTCGTCCGGCTCGATTGTCGGGCCGATCAAATCGTAGCAATCGCGGATGAGCGCCAGCTTTTCATCCTGATGATCGGGAACGAAGCTTGCGAGCGTTACGGTGCGGTCGACCTCGGGCAGCCTGTCGAGTTTCGTCGCGAGCGCTTTGGCATCGGCGAGGTTCGGTGTCAGAATTTCGATCGTGTTCGGCGCGGTGTTCGGATCGCGCATCAGGTCATTGAAGGTCGAGACGGATTCGACTTTTTGGCTGCGCAGATTGATCGGATTGAAGTCGAATTCGAGCTTTGCGAGCAGCGGCAATCCAGCCGCCACGCCAACTGCAGTGAGCACAAGAATGATCTTGCGATGCCGGGCCATGAAGCGATCGACCGGCTGCAGCGAGCGGTAGCCGACATCGTGCAACTCACCGGGTGGGTTCAGCACCTCCAGAAGCGCCGGAAGCAGCGTTATGCTGGTTAAAAACGCGACGATCATGCCGCTACCGGCGATGAGACCTAGTTCGGAAACGCCGACGTAATCGGTCGGCAAGAAGGCATAAAATCCAGCGGTTGTGGCCGCGGCAGCGAGCGCCAAGGGCTTGCCCGCATTGCGTCCGGCCGCGACGAGTGAATCCCGAAGCCCTTGTCGGCTGAAGCGTTCGTGCCGATAGCGCACGGCATACTGGATGCCGAAATCCACACCGATGCCGACGAACAAGACCGCAAAAGCAACGGAGATGAGATTGAGCGCGCCGACGAGATAGAGACCGAGCGCTGCCGTGATCGCGAGGCCGGAAAATAGACCGACAAGCACGGCAAAGATGATCTTGCCGGATCGCAGCGCCAGCCAAAGAATGACCAGCACAGCAGCAATGGTAAGCGTAGTATTGAGTGCTGCGCCTTCCGCGACCGTGCCGAACTCCTCATCCGCCATTGGGACTGAGCCGGTGAGACGGACCCGAACGCCATTCTCAGGGGTCAACCCCAGCTGTTTGGCCGTCGCGCGAATGAGAACGGTCGCTTCGGCACCGGGTTCGAGATCGGAATAATTCAAAACCGGTTTTACTTCGAGAAAGCGACGTAGCTCCGACGGGCTCGGCGCGCCGCCAGTCAGCAACTGCCCCCATGAAAAGTACGTCGGCTTGCCGGCCAGCATGCCGTCCATGGCATTGGCCATCACACCCAAAGGCTTCTCGAAATCGATCCACTTCGCCCGATCTTCTTTGATGCCGAGCGGGACGAGCGCCAATGCTTTCGCCAAGCCATTGAGGGTCGGATCAGCCGATAGCGTGCCGAGCACCGGCTGTGCCTTGATGAGGCCTGCCGTAATGTCTTGTACCTCGGGCAGCGACAGATAGAGCAAGCCGTTCTTGTCGAAGAACGGTCCGCCATCGCGTCGGCGCACGATCTGGAACGGGTCTGGTTTTGATTTGCTGAGAGCGGCTGCGAGCTCGGCGGCGGCGCTCTCTGTCAGCTCCGGCGTTTTACCGTCGATGACTATATCGATCGTGTCGGTGTGCTGGGAAAACGCAGCGTCGAACTGGCGTTCGCGCTTACGCCAATCAAGCTCCGGCGAAATCAGCTGACTCGTGTCGGTGGTAATCGCAAAATTATTGACGACGTAATAAATCGCGCCCGCAGAGACAGCGAGGCCAAGCAAAATCGTCAGCCATGACAGCCGCACCGAGGCTGCAACAATGCCGGCAACGACGCGCTCGATCAT from Hyphomicrobium sp. MC1 harbors:
- the dxs gene encoding 1-deoxy-D-xylulose-5-phosphate synthase — protein: MDARVTRPSKTPLLDQVDTPDDLKQLSESELPQLADELRTELIEAVSQTGGHLGAGLGVVELTVALHYLFDTPRDRLIWDVSHQSYPHKILTGRRDRIRTLRQPGGLSGFTKRTESEYDPFGAAHSSTSISAGLGMAVAREMSGGTNNVVCVIGDGAMSAGMAYEAMNNAGARSERLIVILNDNEMSIAPPTGALSSYLARTTSSDSYLYVRDLAKQLAKRLPKSWGERAARVEEYTRSLWHGGAWFEELGFYYIGPIDGHDLSQLVPILRNVRDAEQGPILVHVVTKKGKGYAPAEASADKYHGVTKFNVVTGVQTKAPASAPSYTRVFADSLIDEAKKDDKIVAITAAMPDGTGLDVFGRAFPDRTFDVGIAEQHAVTFAAGLATEGMKPFCALYSTFLQRGYDQVVHDVALQSLPVRFAIDRAGFVGADGATHAGSFDLAYLGCLPNMVIMAPADECELKHMVATAAAIDDRPSAFRYPRGEGTGVALPETGIPLEIGKGRILREGSTIALLSLGTRLQETLKAADQLAALGLSATVADARFMKPLDTDLIRRLAENHDVLITVEEGSIGGFGSHVLHYLAENGLLDRGLKVRSKVMPDEFVDQDKPEVMNQRAGLCAQGIVETVCDAIQLERAPSKTAARGHAC
- a CDS encoding MMPL family transporter, which encodes MIERVVAGIVAASVRLSWLTILLGLAVSAGAIYYVVNNFAITTDTSQLISPELDWRKRERQFDAAFSQHTDTIDIVIDGKTPELTESAAAELAAALSKSKPDPFQIVRRRDGGPFFDKNGLLYLSLPEVQDITAGLIKAQPVLGTLSADPTLNGLAKALALVPLGIKEDRAKWIDFEKPLGVMANAMDGMLAGKPTYFSWGQLLTGGAPSPSELRRFLEVKPVLNYSDLEPGAEATVLIRATAKQLGLTPENGVRVRLTGSVPMADEEFGTVAEGAALNTTLTIAAVLVILWLALRSGKIIFAVLVGLFSGLAITAALGLYLVGALNLISVAFAVLFVGIGVDFGIQYAVRYRHERFSRQGLRDSLVAAGRNAGKPLALAAAATTAGFYAFLPTDYVGVSELGLIAGSGMIVAFLTSITLLPALLEVLNPPGELHDVGYRSLQPVDRFMARHRKIILVLTAVGVAAGLPLLAKLEFDFNPINLRSQKVESVSTFNDLMRDPNTAPNTIEILTPNLADAKALATKLDRLPEVDRTVTLASFVPDHQDEKLALIRDCYDLIGPTIEPDEVADAPTDADTRQTLLDTAKDFEDVSKLPGASPLAAHMASTLRKLADATPDVRAKIGAALLDGMKLRLTQIRAALKAEPITLKNLPPEIVADWVTADGHARVEVGPKGDGNDNANLRRFASAVLAVDPNATGVPILIQESAKTVVRAFIQAGLLAFVSITIILFVALRRVTDVLLTLVPLLLAGVVTLELCVLLKLPLNFANIIALPVLLGVGVAFKIYYVLAWRAGETSLLASPLTRAVMFSAMTTAVAFGSLFFSSHPGTSSMGELLALSLVTTLAAAVLFQPILMGPPRTVASPQDNKIPEAVEP
- a CDS encoding ABC transporter substrate-binding protein, encoding MLLIRKLQAFGLSLAAFVMVSVAAASFTTAQAADSPEATIDGLNTALLDTMKQAQSLGVQGRYQALAPVLSKIYDTPLMTRLAVGQTWGSLSPAQQASIIDLFRRMMIATYAKRFDGFSGESFRIVEISNRGAADKMVKTQIIQSNGKPVAINYLMRKSGPDWKIVDIYLDGTISELASRRSEFSSILKAGGPDALIASLKKQGDKLLSGS
- a CDS encoding VacJ family lipoprotein is translated as MKVSAILNWVGCVFVGVGLSACASTSPPALEPQHLAATGDDTTPKPVSDPNEAFNRQMFDNSQDFNHNVLYPAAEAYNNNVPESVRDRIDAFTTNLSEPMTFANNVLQLRPGAAVTTLGRFALNSTLGLGGLFDVAAEQGMTHQSGDFGQTMYVWGYRDSAYVYLPVLGPTTVRDAVGSGVEFGASLPAAALIPTKFATLASRVDLAGTVTSPLSNLSKAEDMKTLEDSSIDFYSMLRSVSQQKRQAELDEAINTSVLTSTNPPVRDPNAIEPVTELVSSPMMLEDRRVTDVPKMTRTADRRPFVVVGPPTAVQASPAEEQASPAEEMSPAQEQPSPAEEQKSPAEE
- the hpnJ gene encoding hopanoid biosynthesis associated radical SAM protein HpnJ, whose protein sequence is MRTLFLQAPSFDGFDGGAGSRYQARREIQSFWYPTWLAQPAALVENSKLIDAPPHRTSLQDVLNQVRDYDLAVLHTSTPSFDSDVKVIEAMKATNPNLKVGLIGAKVAVQSDESLKDAPIVDFVARNEFDFTIKDVADGKAWSDIKGLSYRNPQGVIVHNEDRPVMHDMDTLPFVTPVYKRDLVMENYFIGYLKHPYISFYTGRGCKSRCTFCLWPQTVGGHRYRTRSVGHVIEEVKYILKAFPQMKELMFDDDTFTDDLPRAEAIAKELGKLGVTWSCNAKANVPRETLKVLKDNGLRLLLVGYESGNQQILHNIKKGMRVEVAERFTKDCHELGIKIHGTFILGLPGESKETIQETIKFATRINPHTIQVSLAAPYPGTFLYKQASENGWLDVDNAELINDNGIQIAPLHYPGLSHTEIFNSVEDFYRKFYFRVPKIAAIVGEMVTQPDMMKRRLREGVEFFQFLRERRSAAA
- the hpnI gene encoding bacteriohopanetetrol glucosamine biosynthesis glycosyltransferase HpnI, with translation MTSCLWLVCTLIALIGCIYALFATFLVARFAREPKPKLERFENVTLIKPLYGAETGLDVSLASFCAQNYPRDLQMLCGVQDPADPAIAVVHSLQRQFPSRDLELVVGKRRGGGNPKVENIANMFPAAKHDFLILSDSDMRVAPDYAQHVSAILQQPGVGLVTCLYRGTALTGFWSRMAASAVDQHFLPSVLVGLAVGLAKPCFGSTIALRRSTLERIGGFEAFADTLADDYAMGDAVRRLSLKVEIAPFTVGHTFSEASFKELWAHELRWARTIRLVDPMGYAGSIVTHPLPFALAALPLSGFSAIAWMILAGTLACRLFVPIQVEKLAGGGKSTWWLSPLRDMLSFAVFVASFMPGAVSWRGRRYSVGSDGTVTPI